A window of the Lolium perenne isolate Kyuss_39 chromosome 7, Kyuss_2.0, whole genome shotgun sequence genome harbors these coding sequences:
- the LOC127314812 gene encoding general transcription and DNA repair factor IIH subunit TFB1-1 — translation MGTMTIGAKYKTTVRDPGTIGILRMSEDKLTFTPNDPRSLMKLNVDFRTIKGHKFNKVDGSKPTPPLLNLSKDSDKGGGYMFEFDNVGSRDSCRDFVARVLGKHQGIVPPRPNAPPEKSVASTGPDQLSSAEMERRMKLLREDSELQKLHKKFVLGNILQESEFWATRKNLLDDEASKSSKQKPGFKSAMLADVRPSADGQTNKVTFSLTTEIIHQIFAEKPAVHRAFLDYVPKKLSEKDFWTKYCRAEYLLRTKNTLAAKAEAAEDEELAMFLKNDDILAKEAKLKIKRVDPTLDMEADAGDDYTHLADHGILRDGSRETVDADSELAGRTLSQDLNRHAAVVLEGRSTDVESTDTKTVAEALARSKKEPPSSSVSEDTSHERSLKVARMTEIEDLQAPRSLPYAPLCIKDPREYFDSQQANALRPLGGSNEGRKARSCSLSTDDAFRHLMDQMSLIKDNKLNIPVLQSDVALKVLNELNEGISRSRRLNLKNPQDSLLGHLPHRTRDELMDHWTAIQELLRHFWSSYPITTTVLYNKVQRVKDAMTQIYQKLQDIKESAQPDVRHEISQLVKPMTQALDAAFNHDLEQQQKSSKAGSKPNGF, via the exons TTCAACAAAGTAGATGGGAgcaaaccaacaccaccattATTGAATCTTTCAAAAGATTCTGACAAG GGCGGTGGCTACATGTTTGAGTTTGATAATGTTGGTAGCCGTGACTCATGCCGCGACTTTGTAG CTAGGGTTTTAGGCAAACATCAGGGTATTGTACCTCCAAGACCAAATGCACCTCCTGAAAAATCAGTTGCGTCAACTGGTCCAGATCAGCTCAGTTCTGCCGAAATGGAAAGACGGATGAAATTGCTGCGAGAAGACAG TGAATTACAGAAGTTACATAAGAAGTTTGTTCTTGGAAATATTCTGCAAGAGTCTGAATTTTGGGCTACAAGGAAG AATTTACTTGATGATGAAGCAAGCAAATCATCAAAACAAAAGCCAGGTTTCAAAAGTGCCATGCTAGCTGATGTTAGGCCATCCGCTGATGGGCAG ACGAATAAGGTTACTTTCAGTCTGACTACTGAGATTATCCATCAG ATTTTTGCAGAAAAGCCAGCCGTGCATCGGGCATTTTTAGATTATGTTCCAAAGAAG TTGTCGGAAAAGGACTTTTGGACAAAATACTGTAGAGCTGAGTATCTACTTAGGACAAAAAATACTTTAGCGGCGAAAGCTGAGGCTGCTGAAGATGAGGAATTAGCTATGTTCTTGAAAAATGATGATATACTTGCCAAGGAGGCAAAGCTCAAG ATAAAACGAGTAGACCCAACCTTAGACATGGAGGCAGATGCAGGGGATGACTACACCCATCTTGCG GATCATGGGATTCTCCGTGATGGCAGCAGAGAGACAGTTGATGCTGATAGTGAGTTGGCTGGGAGAACGCTTTCTCAGGATCTGAATCGGCATGCTGCTGTTGTTCTTGAAGGGAGATCAACAG ATGTCGAATCAACTGATACGAAGACTGTGGCTGAAGCACTTGCAAGGTCCAAGAAGG AACCACCTTCAAGTTCTGTTTCTGAGGATACTAGTCATGAGAGATCGTTAAAGGTGGCCCGCATGACTGAGATAGAGGATTTGCAAGCTCCACGAAGTCTCCCATATGCACCACTTTGTATAAAG GATCCTCGAGAATATTTTGATTCCCAGCAAGCAAATGCTCTGAGACCTTTAGGTGGCAGTAATGAGGGAAGAAAGGCCCGCAGCTGCAGCCTGAGTACAGATGACGCATTCCGTCATTTGATGGATCAAATGTCTTTGATAAAAGATAATAAATTGAACATTCCAGTTCTTCAGTCAGATGTGGCCCTTAAG GTTCTTAATGAATTGAACGAAGGAATTTCGCGTTCGCGGAGGCTTAATCTGAAGAATCCACAAGACAGTCTCCTCGGTCATCTTCCACACCGTACGCGAGATGAACTTATGGAT CATTGGACGGCTATCCAGGAGTTGCTGCGCCATTTTTGGTCATCATACCCTATAACAACCACAGTCCTTTATAATAAG GTTCAAAGGGTGAAGGACGCAATGACACAGATATATCAGAAGTTACAG GATATAAAGGAATCAGCACAGCCTGATGTAAGACATGAAATATCTCAGCTTGTGAAGCCCATGACCCAG GCGCTGGATGCTGCCTTCAACCATGATCTCGAGCAGCAGCAGAAATCTTCAAAGGCTGGGAGCAAGCCCAATGGGTTTTGA